In one Umezawaea sp. Da 62-37 genomic region, the following are encoded:
- a CDS encoding trehalose-6-phosphate synthase: protein MSKHLFLASKRAVVTYAPDPETGLLKAWLAPGGTGNVVAEQAGYLDVSWIVSADTDDDHLASEQNPDGIVTELPSGREITVHPLRHNRETFRVVQDFLTAELMWAGNNYGWDKWTTPTFGEETRRAWRAFDEFTEDYARELLARSADVTDPVYLVHDYQLVCVPARIRAQRPDAPILHFVHIPWPSADYWRILPKPMRTGIIEGMLASDVIGFFADRWSRNFLACVEDLFPDAVVDRAASTVTWRGRVCQVRTQVLGYSPETLHRRHSTMPEGIEEWAGEHRLVVHSGRTDPIKNGWRAVRAFVKAVKENPSLEGTRMLVRMNPNRLYVEANSDYVRRVEEEVAAANAELGEDTVRTHCDNEVNHSFGCFERADLLVFNSTVDGQNLSVFEAPLVNRRDADVIMSEMLGAAEVLSEVCRSVNPFDVSEQAEAIAAALLASPEERAASALKRREAAEPWTLERWVDTQLASLGLR, encoded by the coding sequence ATGAGCAAGCACCTGTTCCTGGCCAGCAAACGGGCCGTCGTCACCTACGCCCCCGACCCCGAGACCGGCCTCCTCAAGGCGTGGCTCGCCCCCGGCGGCACCGGCAACGTCGTCGCCGAGCAGGCGGGCTACCTGGACGTGTCGTGGATCGTCAGCGCCGACACCGACGACGACCACCTGGCCTCCGAGCAGAACCCGGACGGCATCGTCACGGAGCTGCCGTCCGGCCGCGAGATCACCGTCCACCCGTTGCGGCACAACCGCGAGACGTTCCGCGTGGTGCAGGACTTCCTGACCGCCGAGCTGATGTGGGCGGGCAACAACTACGGCTGGGACAAGTGGACGACGCCGACGTTCGGCGAGGAGACCCGTCGGGCGTGGCGGGCGTTCGACGAGTTCACCGAGGACTACGCGCGCGAGCTGCTGGCCCGCTCCGCCGACGTGACCGACCCGGTGTACCTGGTGCACGACTACCAGCTCGTCTGCGTCCCGGCCCGGATCAGGGCGCAGCGCCCGGACGCGCCGATCCTGCACTTCGTGCACATCCCGTGGCCGTCGGCGGACTACTGGCGCATCCTGCCCAAGCCGATGCGGACCGGGATCATCGAGGGCATGCTCGCCTCCGACGTGATCGGCTTCTTCGCCGACCGCTGGTCGCGCAACTTCCTGGCCTGCGTGGAGGACCTGTTCCCGGACGCCGTGGTCGACCGCGCGGCGAGCACCGTCACGTGGCGCGGTCGGGTGTGCCAGGTCCGCACGCAGGTGCTCGGGTACAGCCCGGAGACGTTGCACCGCAGGCACTCCACCATGCCCGAGGGCATCGAGGAGTGGGCGGGCGAGCACCGGCTGGTCGTCCACTCCGGACGGACGGACCCGATCAAGAACGGCTGGCGCGCGGTGCGGGCGTTCGTCAAGGCGGTCAAGGAGAACCCCTCGCTGGAGGGCACCCGGATGCTGGTCCGGATGAACCCCAACCGGCTCTACGTCGAGGCGAACTCTGACTACGTCCGGCGGGTCGAGGAGGAGGTGGCCGCCGCCAACGCCGAGCTGGGCGAGGACACCGTGCGGACCCACTGCGACAACGAGGTCAACCACAGCTTCGGCTGCTTCGAACGGGCCGACCTGCTGGTGTTCAACTCGACCGTGGACGGCCAGAACCTCAGCGTCTTCGAGGCGCCGCTGGTCAACCGCCGCGACGCCGACGTGATCATGTCCGAGATGCTGGGCGCGGCCGAGGTGCTCTCGGAGGTGTGCCGCTCGGTCAACCCGTTCGACGTCTCCGAGCAGGCCGAGGCCATCGCGGCGGCGCTGCTGGCGTCGCCGGAGGAGCGGGCCGCGTCGGCGCTCAAGCGCCGTGAGGCCGCCGAACCGTGGACGCTGGAGCGCTGGGTCGACACCCAGCTGGCGAGCCTGGGACTGCGCTGA